The following are from one region of the Primulina eburnea isolate SZY01 chromosome 17, ASM2296580v1, whole genome shotgun sequence genome:
- the LOC140818250 gene encoding mitochondrial import inner membrane translocase subunit TIM10-like, which produces MAPNNTGPSAIEREQIIGMMEKEMEYRVEMFNKLTHTCFSKCVENKYKDSELNMGENSCIDRCVSKYWQVTNLVGQLLGDNRPPM; this is translated from the exons ATGGCTCCGAACAACACCGGTCCGTCTGCTATTGAGAGAGAGCAG ATCATCGGGATGATGGAAAAGGAGATGGAGTACAGGGTGGAAATGTTTAATAA GCTTACACACACATGTTTCAGCAAATGCGTTGAGAACAA GTACAAGGATTCTGAGCTAAACATGGGTGAAAATAGTTGCATTGATCGATGTGTTTCAAAGTATTGGCAG GTGACAAACTTGGTCGGCCAACTGCTTGGAGATAATCGACCTCCTATGTGA
- the LOC140818552 gene encoding serine/threonine-protein kinase BSK5-like: MGARCSKFSFCWWHSHLKPSVLESSELENGEKNPLPSFKEFSWEELKTATNGFSPDNIVSEHGEKAPNVVYKGLLENTRWIAVKRFNKSAWPDSRQFIDEAKAVGNLRSERLANLVGCCYEGEERLLVAEFMPNDTLAKHLFHWENQPMKWAMRMRVALYLAQALEYCSSRGRALYHDLNAYRVLFDQDGNPRLSCFGLMKNSRDGKSYSTNLAFTPPEYLRTGRVTPESVVYSFGTMLLDLLSGKHIPPSHALDLIRGKNFLMLMDSCLEGHFSTDDGTELVRLATRCLQYEARERPNAKSLVASLLSLQKETEVPSYVLLGILQGNASHGEPLVLSPLGEACLRKDLTAIHEILDKAGYKDDEGIANELSFQVWTNQMQETLNSKKLGDSAFRAKDFTTAIDCYTQFIDGGTMVSPTVFARRSLSYLMSEMPNEALHDAMQALVVSPNWPTAFYLQAAVLFTLGMENDAQESLKEATNLETKRNRI, translated from the exons ATGGGTGCGAGGTGCTCGAAGTTTTCTTTTTGCTGGTGGCATTCTCACCTCAAACCATCTGTTCTTGAATCCTCCGAACTGG AGAATGGGGAGAAAAATCCACTGCCAAGCTTCAAAGAGTTCAGCTGGGAGGAGTTGAAAACTGCGACAAATGGGTTTTCTCCTGATAACATCGTGTCCGAACATGGAGAGAAGGCTCCTAATGTAGTTTACAAAGGCTTGCTTGAAAATACACGATGGATTGCTGTTAAGCGCTTCAACAAGTCTGCTTGGCCTGATTCTCGCCAATTCATT GATGAGGCTAAGGCAGTGGGGAACCTGAGAAGTGAACGATTGGCAAATCTAGTTGGATGTTGCTACGAAGGGGAGGAGAGATTGCTGGTGGCAGAGTTTATGCCCAATGACACCCTCGCCAAGCACTTGTTTCATT GGGAGAACCAGCCAATGAAATGGGCAATGAGGATGAGGGTGGCATTATATTTGGCCCAAGCCCTCGAGTACTGCAGTAGTAGAGGGCGCGCACTATATCATGATCTTAATGCTTACCGAGTCTTGTTTGATCAG GATGGTAATCCTAGGCTCTCTTGCTTTGGCCTGATGAAGAATAGTAGAGATGGCAAAAGCTACAGCACAAACTTAGCTTTCACACCTCCAGAGTACTTGAGAACCG GAAGAGTGACTCCAGAAAGTGTAGTTTACAGTTTTGGAACCATGCTGCTAGACCTTCTAAGTGGCAAGCACATACCTCCAAGCCAT GCACTTGATCTGATCCGGGGAAAAAATTTTCTGATGCTGATGGATTCTTGTTTGGAGGGTCACTTTTCCACTGATGACGGAACTGAGTTGGTACGGTTAGCTACCCGCTGTTTGCAATATGAAGCACGAGAAAGGCCGAATGCCAAGTCTCTCGTGGCATCTCTACTTTCTCTTCAGAAAGAAACCGAG GTTCCTTCATATGTTCTGTTGGGAATTCTACAAGGAAATGCGAGCCATGGTGAACCATTGGTGTTAAGTCCTTTGGGTGAAGCATGTTTGAGGAAGGATCTCACTGCCATACATGAGATATTGGACAAGGCTGGATACAAAGACGATGAAGGAATTGCTAACGAG CTATCTTTTCAAGTGTGGACAAATCAAATGCAGGAGACCTTGAATTCCAAGAAGCTTGGGGATTCTGCTTTTCGAGCTAAGGATTTTACCACCGCCATCGATTGCTATACACAA TTCATTGATGGTGGGACAATGGTGTCACCAACTGTCTTTGCCCGACGCAGCTTATCTTATTTGATGAGTGAAATGCCTAATGAAGCTCTGCACGATGCTATGCAAGCACTGGTGGTATCACCAAACTGGCCTACAGCCTTTTACCTTCAAGCAGCTGTACTTTTTACACTTGGGATGGAGAATGATGCGCAAGAATCACTTAAAGAAGCCACAAATTTGGAAACCAAAAGAAACAGAATTTGA